From the genome of Blautia hydrogenotrophica DSM 10507:
ATCAACTGTTGTTTTTTCTTTTAGACTCCTCCTGATCTTTACAAGATATACAGTCACTTCCAAAAGTTTTGCAATGTTCACTGCTTTGTATGCCGCATGTATGAGAAACGTTAGTCTTTTTGCAGCTTTTGGGGTTATTGGGACAGTTTGCACCGGATGGACAGCCGATACACTTTATTCCACTTTTTCTGGCCTTCACGAGATAAGCAGTCGCAGCTCCAACGATCAATGCCAGTACAACAATCACAATAAAATTCTCCATATTCTGTTCTCCTTCGTCTATTTTCTATAGCAAAATAACGGCAGACAAGAATATTAGATTCTGCCTGCCGTCTATTATTTATTTCTGTGTGGCTGCACTTGCATGCAGGCTATATTCTGTCGCAAATTTATGGTCAGATCTGCGAATAATTACTATCAAAATCACTGCCAGTACAGCGACTGCAATCAGTCCGGGAACAAATGCAGTTCCGAGGGAACCCGTTGTAATCAGAGTACCAATCTGGTATACAAAAAATGCCACTGTATAACCGGTTCCCAACTGAAGGCAGATGCCACCCCATAGCCATTTCTTACTTTGCATCTCAGAGTTCATCGCTCCAAGAGCAGCAAAACAAGGGGGTGTATAAAGGTTAAACATCAAGTAAGCCAGTGCTGCTGCTTTGGTAAGTCCCATAATAGTAGCAACTTCATTTCCGCTGCCTACCAAGGCCAATTCGTCAGTATCAATTAAGCTAGTAACGCCATATACAACAGCCAGAGTACCGACTACATTCTCTTTCGCGATAAAGCCAGTGATAGCCGCTGCTGCCAACTGCCATACACCGAATCCCAGAGGGATAAACAGGATAGAGAACGGGTGAGCGATAGAGGCGAGAATAGAGGTTCCCTCTGCGCCTTCCTCCACCAACTGGAACTGCCAGTTGAAGCTCTGCATGATCTGTACAACTGTGTTGCAGACCAAAATGATGGTTCCTGCTTTGATAATGTAAGCTTTCCCTCGTTCCAACATGGAAAATGTAGCTCTTTTCAAACTCGGAACTTTATACTCGGGAAGTTCGATAATGAAGAAAGATTTACGGTATTTCTGACCGGTAATTTTCTTCACTAGCAAAGCGCCCAGCAAGATCAAAACGATGCCCACTAAATACATGGCAGGACCTACCCAAACGGAATCTGCAAAAAATGCACCTGCAAACAACGCGATTACAGGAAGCTTAGCACCACAGGGCATAAAAGGAGTCAGCATCGCAGTGGTTCGCCGTTCTCTCTCGTTACGGATAGTACGGGAAGCCATAACTCCAGGAATCGCGCAACCGGTACCGATTACCATTGGAATTACGGATTTACCGGAAAGACCAACTCTCTTGAAAATCGGGTCCAGCACAACAGTAGCACGTGCCATATAACCACAGTCTTCCAACAATGCGATCAGGAAATACATTACCATTACCAACGGCAGGAAGCCAACTACCGCACCGACACCGCCGATGATACCATCTACCAGAAGTGCGTACAGGAATGGATTTGCATTTTCCAGTAATCCGCCTACCCAGCCTTGGAAGGTTTCAATCCAACCTACCAGCCAGTCTGCAATCCAAGTACCCAGAGTAGATTGGGATATGTAAAACACCAGAACAATAACAGCTACGAAGATCGGAATACCGATAATCTTGTGGGTGATGATATCATCAATTTTATCCTGGGCGTTTCTGTCTTTTGTCAGAACTTTTCTCTTCTCAACATCTTTTACAATACTGTTGACGAAATCGAATCGTTTTCTATCAGCAGCTTCTACTGCGTCTTTATCCTTCAAGTCGATATCAGCCTGAACATAAGGCGCCTTCTGTCCTTTTCCTTTCAGAGATACGGCCTGGCTGACAGCTTCTTTCAGTCCTTCATGGCCGGAAGACGTAGATATCGTCTTGACAACTGGGCACCCTAATTTCTCAGATAGACGCTTTACATCAATTTGAGTCTGTTTCTTTTCTGTAATATCACTTTTATTTAAGGCAACCACTACCGGAATTCCAAGTTCCAAAAGCTGTGTGGTGAAAAAAAGGCTTCGGCTCAGGTTTGTAGCGTCCACGATATTGATAATCACATCTGGATTTTCCTTTTTCACATAGCTGCTAGTAATACTCTCCTCTGAAGTAAAGGGCGACATGGAATATGCACCTGGCAAATCCACTGCGACCACCTCTTGTGTTCCGTCATAATACCCTTTTTTAATAAGACTTTCCTTCCGCTCCACCGTAACGCCGGCCCAGTTTCCAACACGTTCATTTCTGCCTGTCAGCGCGTTGTACATGGTTGTCTTTCCACTGTTTGGATTTCCAGCAAAAGCAATTCTCATAGCAACAATCTCCTCCTTCATTTGGTCTTATGAAGTTATTCTTCACTAACCTGTTTTGCAAAAAAACAGCGAACTAAATCACTGTTACTTATATTGAAATAGCTTTCGCTAAATCAGTATCAATGTTATATCTGGCGTCTTTGATCGAAACAACACAGCCGCCCTTCATTCGGGAAACTACAGTAATCGGTTCACCGCTGTAACACCCAAGAGAAAACAAAAAGGCTTCCAATTCTTCATCGTTTGACAAAATGCTCTTTATGATATATTCTTCTCCTTCTTTGGCATCCAACAAATTCATTTTTCAATTCTCCTTACCATGTTCCTACGCTTATTATCTTACTTTGAATAATCCACTCAATATACTGTATTTATCAACTAGCACTGGAAATGCACGATATGCTCTTTTTCTGGAAAATAACATCTCCTTACGGTAAGTTAGTATATAATAACTTTAAGTATTCGTCAAGAGTTTCATTTAAAATATTTTATACTTTTTTATTTCTTTAGAGTTCAGAGAATAATTGGAGCAGTTGATAATTTTTCCGCTTGGCTCCAGGAGGACTTTGTGTTGTTGAGAAAGTAAAAACCCTCTGCACATGGCAGAGGGTTTCATAAGGTAAAATTTAAGAAAGTACATCCACGGTTCCCCAATGAATTGCTTCATAGGAAGTGGAAGCCTCTTCAATACCCGTAAGGCGATTCTTATTGTAGACATATACTTTTCTGGGATAGTAAAGAGGAACTGTCACTGCCTGTTCGTCCATTCTGCCTAAAATAGAATCGTATAATTCAGTGCGCTTATTCTCGTCTAAAGTCTGTAAAACCTGCCCAATTTGTGTACTGATCTGTTCATCATACCAGCACACAGCTGGATTCCCTTCTGTCTGATAGAACATGCTGCTCAAAAATCCGTGAGGATTCCAGGAATCTTCATAAGAACGGTACATAATCATATCGTAATCCCGGGTAGACCAGATCGCGTCGTAATATGCGGCAGATTCCATCTGATTTAGCTCGATCTCCACACCGATTTTTTCGTATTCTGACTGCAGATATTCGCAGATCGTTTTCCAGTTAGCGTATTCTTCTGTTTGGAAGACCAGACGCAAGGACAGCTTCTTTCCGCCTTTTTCTACGATTCCATCTCCGTCTGTATCTTCATATCCGGCTTCTTTTAACAGTTCTTTTGCTTTTTCAGGTTCATAAGTGTATCCGGGGCTATTTTCATCTGTCACGTAGGGCGTATTATCTGGAAACAACCCTTTTGCCGGTGTGCCATCCCCATCCAGAAGGTCATTTACAAGTCCGTTCTTGTCGATCCCATAATTTAAGGCCTGGCGAACTTTTTCATCTTTCAGGAATTCATTTTCATAATTGAGAATCAGATAGTAGGTCTGAGTGGCATGCGCTTCAAATTCTTCTAAATTTTCATCTTGTTCAATTACAGGCCAGCTCTCAGTGGGAAGATCCGCAAGGCAGATGTCCACCTCACCGCTTTGGAGTGCCATCGTTCTGGCCTGTCCGTCGTCGACTAATTTTAAAACAACTTTATCTACCTTCGGTGCGTCTGCATAGTAATTGGGATTCGGAACCAGAACTACCTCCTGGTTGGTCTTATAGCTCTCTATCATCCATTGGCCAGTACCAATCATCTCTTTGAAGTTTCCTTCTTCGTCTACTCCGTTTTCTCCAAGCATCCGGTAAGGTCTGGGGTATGTAAATTCGATCAGACAAGGATATGCCACCTGGTCAAACTCAAAGGTGACCGTGTAATCGTCAACTTTT
Proteins encoded in this window:
- the feoB gene encoding ferrous iron transport protein B, translated to MRIAFAGNPNSGKTTMYNALTGRNERVGNWAGVTVERKESLIKKGYYDGTQEVVAVDLPGAYSMSPFTSEESITSSYVKKENPDVIINIVDATNLSRSLFFTTQLLELGIPVVVALNKSDITEKKQTQIDVKRLSEKLGCPVVKTISTSSGHEGLKEAVSQAVSLKGKGQKAPYVQADIDLKDKDAVEAADRKRFDFVNSIVKDVEKRKVLTKDRNAQDKIDDIITHKIIGIPIFVAVIVLVFYISQSTLGTWIADWLVGWIETFQGWVGGLLENANPFLYALLVDGIIGGVGAVVGFLPLVMVMYFLIALLEDCGYMARATVVLDPIFKRVGLSGKSVIPMVIGTGCAIPGVMASRTIRNERERRTTAMLTPFMPCGAKLPVIALFAGAFFADSVWVGPAMYLVGIVLILLGALLVKKITGQKYRKSFFIIELPEYKVPSLKRATFSMLERGKAYIIKAGTIILVCNTVVQIMQSFNWQFQLVEEGAEGTSILASIAHPFSILFIPLGFGVWQLAAAAITGFIAKENVVGTLAVVYGVTSLIDTDELALVGSGNEVATIMGLTKAAALAYLMFNLYTPPCFAALGAMNSEMQSKKWLWGGICLQLGTGYTVAFFVYQIGTLITTGSLGTAFVPGLIAVAVLAVILIVIIRRSDHKFATEYSLHASAATQK
- a CDS encoding FeoA family protein; the encoded protein is MNLLDAKEGEEYIIKSILSNDEELEAFLFSLGCYSGEPITVVSRMKGGCVVSIKDARYNIDTDLAKAISI
- a CDS encoding nickel ABC transporter substrate-binding protein encodes the protein MKKRIVQLFLTLTVVGATLLTAGCGKKEQTAAQGDSDGQKVITALVSSDLKPEEADTISGINEDFRLFEMVFDPLVRYGEGGEIEPALAESWEISEDGKSYTFHLRKDVKFSDGTKFNADNVIFNASRWDEKQTFSAKLLDVKKVDDYTVTFEFDQVAYPCLIEFTYPRPYRMLGENGVDEEGNFKEMIGTGQWMIESYKTNQEVVLVPNPNYYADAPKVDKVVLKLVDDGQARTMALQSGEVDICLADLPTESWPVIEQDENLEEFEAHATQTYYLILNYENEFLKDEKVRQALNYGIDKNGLVNDLLDGDGTPAKGLFPDNTPYVTDENSPGYTYEPEKAKELLKEAGYEDTDGDGIVEKGGKKLSLRLVFQTEEYANWKTICEYLQSEYEKIGVEIELNQMESAAYYDAIWSTRDYDMIMYRSYEDSWNPHGFLSSMFYQTEGNPAVCWYDEQISTQIGQVLQTLDENKRTELYDSILGRMDEQAVTVPLYYPRKVYVYNKNRLTGIEEASTSYEAIHWGTVDVLS
- a CDS encoding FeoB-associated Cys-rich membrane protein, which translates into the protein MENFIVIVVLALIVGAATAYLVKARKSGIKCIGCPSGANCPNNPKSCKKTNVSHTCGIQSSEHCKTFGSDCISCKDQEESKRKNNS